Part of the Nicotiana sylvestris chromosome 5, ASM39365v2, whole genome shotgun sequence genome is shown below.
gtttatccataactaggtactgaaaggataagcttataatacccggtatggataatcttctaccgaggataatatttatccataactgggtactgaaaggataagcttattatacccggtatggataatcttctaccgggggtaatgtttatccataactaggtactgaaaggataagcttattatactcggtatggataatcttctaccgggggtaatgtttatccacaaccgggtatcgaagtgataaacTTCTTcgggaagcttatttccaatagagtacttaaatagataaacatatttacggtggaatccaatatggataagcttcttcaggaagcttatttacaacggagtactaaatgaacatccataatataatatatttgtaacactcccccttggatgttcattaaaagataatgtgtctcattaaaaccttactaggagaaaccacgtgggaaaaaatcccagtgaaggaaaaagagtacacatatttagtaatacgcattgctggctgcctcattaaaaaccttataagaaaaaccctgtgggaaaaaccttagtaagggaaaaagagtacaacgcgcattttactccccttgaagaaaaccttatttcaaatatccgcattccaatcttgtatactatattctcaaaaattgatgttggtaaagacaatctgttggattgtcacttgaactaatttgatgcacatcaatgtcacaatttttctgaagatcatgtatgtagaataattctggtgaaatgttcttcgttctatctccttttataaatcctccctttaatagtgttatgcatgaaacattgtctccgtataatattgtgggtcttatCACATTCCAActcacatgtttctcgaatgaatcactgatctcaatcatatgcactccctgcttgccggtttgaaatcgagctttatgggtatcggataaataacctgcatctgcattaccaatacgatctgcaccacttttgttagcattagcaagataaataagtgcaccatctacaccgagatagagtatttcaggaccaaggagctcctcatcctcttctagaggttggaacggatccttattcacttcaagtgattgaatattcattggtgtacttaatgggtacactttgtccatgtaaaagtatttttaagaccctcttggagctcttccggagttccaataagatttatgtcaccaacataaacagcaagtgtaacaaattttgatgacattttctttataaaaatacatggacaaataacataatttatgtaactttctttcagcaaatatttactgaggcgattataccacacgcgcacagattgctttaaaccgtacaaagatctttataatttgatcgagtacatttctcaagactttgaattatatgcttcgggcattttcaatccttcaaggatcttcatatagatttagccaaataagtcatataggttaagacttgtatctaaatggtatgacatcttcaagtgtctggactgctagtccgatcctcacaatcttttacaatattgtgcactatattgtattaaatatatcgtcgacgatcattttgtgtcagttccgaagcgacataacttgtggagatctcatcactttctttattttcaggtacctgaactttttcgggagtttcatgaaatgttatgtcgtgggctcttctagagcttatttcctcctcattatgatcattttgatcattagctcctactatttttcaaggattgttacctttggaaccgattggtctaccacgcttcatgcgtacagtaaactctatccttcagggactttaattttaataggagcatttgcagctgaaatatgatatttaattttggatcagcaaatgcttctggcatccgacttgaattatcttctaagtgaggatcatgataattcgattcatatatcatatttttcaactatttattccatcccccaaatgttagaaaaactaacatatatccccaatcatctttgagaaacatatctttgtgtattatggtagagaaattaatcatataccacgcaacaaaagatagtaaaaatatttggtttctgatcctaaaccaattgtgaagggaggacttatcatatattgttgatctgatgcatacaagtgctgctatatgcaatttagaaaatcttagaccaacacatgaagctttgttctcataagcaatggtttagccattaataggaggtattcaatgctaaaccagcttggatataaaccagcattatcaagatgaactgtcttgatttcataatctgaaaattatgctcttaatcgagaaaagcaattccaaatgccaaactgcaggttgacaataattacacatgtaaccatctcatatatgcacctataagtggttcacatgataggtgaacgggcccatattcaccttttatatatttcagaatcaggggtcttagtcccaactttagctggtataatcaattcattatgagaacaagcaacacatgagaattcctgaagaatcttctagttctttagtatatgcttatctgaattctcaaatagctcatttaaaaatggcaaatgaaaacttcaagtttatcatgtcatgtgctatctcttagtaaacttctggtttactatggcataaacttttgctttagtaaacttctggtttactgtgatacatgatatagtacaaattaaagaataaggcgggtaacttctcacatacatattattttaccccctatgattgtggaaacatgaagattatcaatcttccaatcatttgtagtctcaatatgatagtcatttgtattagtaaacttcaggtttactacaacatatgttttgaccataatcatataatatgaatgacatatttgtatataagctcttcgagagccttcatttattatccacaatctaatatttatctggcactactggtgtcatgtattctttaggcaaacatttagctcttcaggagttgttgatacattttgtactatcaaatattgctcagacactgctggtgtcatgagagaaaatcacaatcaaataaacaatgtaaaacaattgtttaagcacacgaaaactcctcttcataatatttttccacttcaggaggcaatttcaattgtgttacttcttcaggagcaaatttaaaatacgaaatattgagtatatattctctcaattatattaactcttctggaggtgaattgtaatgtattcacatcaagagcgcgttcatatttacccgacttattagtattgtcacattcacttcagggaatggattaatattatcaaaagttctcatccttcaggaaatcgaacataattatctgaatgcgcattaatcacatcaaattgtgatgcctcaacttcttttaaaatatttactacttcaggaggcttgataaagctcaaccaggtgctttgatgtacgacaggtacgtgatcagtgccctttttctccacatctataacatgcattttctgcatttggtgcttgcaccgcttcatgcttttgttccttctttttccactgctggtggtgaagagtgttctttggtgcattattattaccatgattagagtttctttcccgaccacgactatgaccacgactggggccacgaccttttccacgtttagcctggtggaagttcgtctcattcacttcagggaatgaaCAAGAACcggtaggtcggctttcatgatttttcattaatagcccattgtgttgctcggctataagaagatgtgagataagttcagaatactttttaaatcccatctctcgatattgctgctgcaggagcatattcgaggtatgaaaaatggtgaaagttttctccaacatatcatgatcagtaatattatcaccacataacttcaattggaaaataattctgaacatagcagaattatactcactgatagatttaaaatcttgtagccttagatgagtccaatcatatcgtgcctgtggaagaacgaccatcttcaggtggtcatatctatctttcaaattattccacagtatgactggatctttaacagtaagatattccattttcaggccctcatcaaggtgatggcgtaggaatatcattgctttggcacggtcttggtttgatgcctgatttttgtctttgatggtgtctgccagacccatcgcatcaagatgaatttcagcatcaagcacccaagacatgtagcttttgcctgatatatccagggctacaaattcaagtttagaaagatttgacattatctaggaaaagaaagttcttacctcagatactttcaaactatttgctcgagatggcagagtctcgtgctgataacgtgttataaaataaagactataaagtaaagacaagtatagagagaaactgatatattattcgaattcaaacttatgtacataatgaactgaaatctcttctatttatagaagaaaggaaactGTTGTGTAAGTTGCTACTATACCAAATATGGATAATTTCTACtaagagcaatatttatccataacggagtactgaaaggataagcttattatacccgatatggataatcttctaccggggataatgtttatccataactgggtactgaaaggataagcttattatacccggtatggataatcttctaccggggataatatttatccataactgggtactgaaaggataagcttattatacccgatatggataatcttctaccgggggtaatgtttatccataactaggtactgaaaggataagcttattatacccgatatggataatcttctaccgggggtaatgtttatccataaccgggtatcgaagtgataagcttcttcaggaagcttattttcaatagagtacttaaatagataaacatatttacggtggagtcccatatgaataagcttctccaggaagcttatttacaacagagtactaaatgaacatccataatataatatatttataacaattcaataattttttcgctgtaaaacttaataaaataagAATATGAGAATTAGTAATATATggattaaaataataaaataacaaaaataacctTGCAGTAACCACAAATTTATTTTGTTAAAAGAATAAACAAATATTTTAAGATATACATTGTATAATGATTTTTGATACAAAAAACTAAACATTCAATGGCAAATAATCTCTGCATTGCAATTCATATGTTATAATTTCTGCATTGCAATTCATATATTATAATCTCTTGTATTGTTAATCCCTCAATTATATTCTCTGAATCAATAGTACTTACATTACAAAAATCCTCGTACCACTAATCCTTGGATAATGCATTacaatcatatatatatatatatatatatatatatatatacatacaaaaaAGAAATCACAATAAGCAAGGAAAACAAATAGATTAATAAGAAAAAACTTGAGGACTTTTATCAACAAAAATAAGTTGGAAAACTAATCATATGCTTAAAAATTTTACACATATATTTACTTAAGTAGCATATCGGCATACTTCTTCCTTCCCCCGCTTACACTTTTGAAAACACCCTGCCCTGGAGGCAGAAAATGTTAACCTCGTCAACAAAGaagaaattttaaaataaaagaagTGAACTAACCAAATAAAAACTTTGCAGGATGAAGCTATAATAATGATAGGAAAGAAACCATTGATATTGTCAACAAATCTAATCTAATTCCTTAAAGTTATAAAGAGAAACGCCATCAAGAAGACCAAACCAAATGGCCTCTCATCGCTGGCTATTTCAATTCATTACAAAAGCATTCCAAAGAGGATAATTAACAGGTTGCTGCACAAAAGGACGTCCAGTACTCTTATATGGTGAAACAAATAACCTCAACTTTAATGATATAGAGGAAAAGATACGAAGAACTTTGAGAACTGATGGATGGTTTTTCACATTCTCCAATTAGTATACACAATAAATGATAGTAATTATTATAGTAACTTATACACAATGTGGGAGTTATTTTGTGTAAAAACATTTTAAATAAGGGATGAACCATATTAAATGGCCGGAGGCTTTTTGACatcttaaaaaaagaaaaaagtcaaaaaattgagaaaaaagataaatgagATCCTTGGCCAAAGAGAAGTGTCATCTCACTCTTTCATTTCTCATAATTAGTATATAGATAGATTAAAAAAACCTTTTAGtaacaaaaattattttcttaaactatAAAAGCTTTTGTGATCCGAATGGAAGCTTCTCATAGTAGAAAATTTTGAAATGCATTTTTTCATAACTAATATGACAttgtaaaataaaaaaggaaaaatagaagaattTAAAATTTTAGATTAAGTTTAGTGGTTAAGTTGGGTCCGTGCTCAGCAGGGGTCTAATGCCATTGCCTAATTAAGATCAAGTGGTAAAAGGtaataaatatttaataaaaagacATAACTCAACTAAACACAAAACAAGATAATCACACATTTTATTTGAATAAAATTTCCAAATATCTAAATAATTGTATTCCTCTATTTTCACTATGTTGGGCCCGGTCACAGCCGGGCTACTCCCAATTAGTTTCATTCTAAAATAAGAGTTCGTTCTTTGGATGAGACGCAAAGTAAAAACATTAGACGTATGAGAAGCCAGATTGTACGAACTATATCAAAAGTAAACCGAATATAATTAAATCTAGGATATTAATTTTTACTACTATGAGATAACGAAAAATCAGCAACAAACTGCTGTCACAACACTAGCAAAATGTGGAAAAGAacataaaaataaacaaatattttCTCCTCAATAAACGTGATTACTAAATTATATTTCTATTTTCATATTATGAAGTTATTATGATACAGggaacaacttttttttttcccTTAAAAAGATCTTCTCTGTACTAACAATGTAATATTTTCACATCATCATGTTGAATACCTGCAATAAAAGGGTAACTATTTATAACAACCATAATCCGACAATCGATcagaaaaataaagcaaataacTTGCTACAGCATATTAAGTTACACTTATAATGAGGGGCATAGCAATCTATTGCATATGGGTGCGGATGAACCTAGTAGACCTTATATTTATATTAGAAAATTTATTTAAAATGTAATAATATTTAATTGCACATTTCATAACTAAAACGAGTTTAGGTTTGATGGCAAATTTAAaactcataaacttcaaatctTGACTCCAGCTCtaattataataaataaataaataaataaattacatTGTCATTTTAATTTAAGAACTTTCTGAAACAAGATTCCACAACTTTTTTTAGGAGAATTTTAGTTCCCAATATTTTCTCCTAGTTAAGTCCCTAAGTATTCTCGATATGACACGTGCTATATCCATCTTTATCactttaagaaacaattgtcacgtTGTTCACAAGtactaaattaaccaaaaaagCCCCATGCACGTAAAACCACAACCCATCCCCAACAATAGGAACACAAGCAAATAACATCATACACCAATTAATCATTGCTAAATTGTTTGATTTTTGGTTATTCCTACAATACTTAGCACATACAGCCTTTCTTCAATGTTTTCACACAACCCCTTTTCCTAGATTGTCGTATGGAAACCTGAAAACACCAAGATTCTTCTATCAATGTACGTATTTTTCTTGAATTACGTTAGAAATCTTCAATATGGTGAATTTACGCTTTAGTTATGTATTAAAATTGATCGAATTTCATGTGATTTTATGTTTGAATTAGATGTTTGTATACACAATGCGGAGCTATGTACAATGAAGGGGAATCTCCTTCGTCAAAAAATTATACTGCATAAATAgggtaaaaataattttttttgtacaTATATAAATTGTTGAATCCTTAACAAAAGGGAAGCTTCTAATGTAGTGACAAAAATCAAATTCTAGGTGTGGATTCCCTTGTTACCGCTGTTTGTATAGCGTGTTAATTgttcttggcattttggggttGCGAAATAGGATTTTTGTTGTTATTGTGGttattgattttttatttttattttaaatttagaaattactcggcctcttgcagaaatgcagggtaagaccgCGTACAATAGATCCTTGTGGTCCGGACCCTGCAcgtagcgggagcttagtgcaccggacttTCTTTTATTGTTGTCCAGTAAAGGTGTTTACTTCTCGTTTGGTAGTTAGTATATCTTGCTTCTTGATGTATTCTGATTGATGTGTTATATCTTTACTGTTATTGATTTGACTCTTTCtaatttgtgttttgttttttcatttttttggtttTAATGGGGTTTATATAGCTGACATGACAACACAGAGTGTGGAGGATAACAGTGTGCTGTCCAAATTGAATGTAAGTAATGGTGATAATATGATGGCCCCAAATTCAAATGGGAATTTAAAGGGCAAGAACAGTTTGGAGAGTGAGCTTGAATCGATACTTCtaaagcagcagcagcaacatcaACGTAATCGCGATTTAGTTGGTGAAAGGGAGAGAGATTTGAATATATCAAGAAGTGGTAGTGCTCCTCCTACTGTTGAAGGATCATTGAATGCTGTTGGAAGTTTGTTTAAGAATTCCAATTTAGCACAATCTAGTGGTAATAACAGTAACAACAATGGTAATTCCACTAGTAGTGAAATTTTGACAGAAGAACAAATTCGATCACATCCAGCGTACTTAGCATATTATTACTCAAATGTCAATCTTAATCCAAGATTGCCCCCACCATTGTTATCTCGAGAGGATTGGAGAATCGCTCAGAGGATTGAACAAGGTGGAAATTCATCCTTGTTCGCGATGCAGCCTGGTTTTCCTACACAGAGAGCAGAAAATGAAATGATAAATCTGAGGAAGACTGCTGCGAGGAATCTTTCACGAGGAACGTTGGAACCAAGCTCTGGAATTGGTGTAAGGAAAAAGAGTTTCGCGGACATAGTTCAGGTGATATCTCTTGTCTTGTGCTGGTATATTTACTCCCCTAGCATCTTTTCTTTATCTATGTTTCCTATTTACAATAACGAACTCGGTATAATCCCACATAGTGGGGTCTATGGAGGGTAGCGTATACGCAGCCTCATtgatataaataattttttaccTCCTTTTTTCCATGTTGATCTTTGCTTGCGACATACTCCCTCCATCCCAATTTATGTGAATGACATCTTTCTGTGattagaaataatttaactttaaattttctATTTTACACTTAATGAGATAATTTATACCGCACAAAAATCTGAGGCTTGTTtcagaccacaagtttcaaaaatcttacTTTCGTTCTTAAACTTTGTTCCCAGTCAAACAACATCACATAAATTGGGATGTAGGGAATATTAgcattgtttttcttttttggtgCACATGGTTAAGCCTTATATTGCTCGGACTCTCGAAAATGTTGCCGGatgcgtgtcggatcctccagaAGTAGCGTAGTTTGGAGGTTATTTTTGGAAGGTCCGACACGGGTGTGGCAGCATTTTgaagagtccgcgcaacataggTAAAGCCTAGTGATCATACAAAAAGTTCTTCTAGTGAGCAAGTAGTCATCAAGTATAAGTTTTAATCTGCAATTTAAGGTAAATGTCATTTAAGAAATTTCAGGGAAAAATGCAGTAAAGTATTTAACAAAAAGGCTTTCAGTTTCTCTATTATGGTGAAACCATCAAATAGACGAGCCATTTACTGATAATATGTCTGAAGATAGGATTCCTATTCGAAGGAAGCATCAATCGGAACGAATTTTCTGTTGTTTTGTAGTTATTGATCTTCCAAACCAAGACGCATGAATTTCAGAAAAGACAGTCTCCTTTTCCTCCTCTACTTTTCATGATACTTCTGAATTTTCCAATATCAAAATGAGATTTTATTTTTTCAGGAAGGACTTGACCAACCTGCACGCTCATCCGCTGATCTTTCACACTCTCCAAGCACAGAAACCACAGAGGCATTGCATACCGGAAAAGCTCCCCCCGGCTTTTCTGGAGtggaaaaagttcaaaatcctaAGCCATGTCACCCTAACTCTTTCACATCTGCGATAGGTTCATCACAAAGGAGTAGAACACCTGAGCCTCATCCATTTAGAAAATCACCTAGTCCTCAGCTTTCAGTTGGCCACGGTGATGGAATTGACATTGCCTTTTTATCTCAACTTCACTACAATGATAATATGCAGCAACCTTGGTTTCAAATTAGAGTATCAAACGGTTATATGCAGGGTGATCACCAACAGTTTATGGAATACTGTGGAGCTGAAAAATTGGCTACAGCTTCTGAGTTTGCTGATCTTGTAAAAGATAAATATGTTTTAAGGGACCATAATTCTACCTTCTACGTAGATGGACGTGCAAATTTCCTAAGGACATTGAGTCCTGAGTTTGTGAGTCAAAAATCTAATGTCCAGCACCAAGTCAATAATTATCAAAATGTTGATTCTACGGGATATATACCTGGTGGATACAAATACAATCAGAAGCTGAACCTGGCGTTGAATGGCAATCTTGGTAAGCTTTACTGCGCTCAATCATGATGTCTTGTGCATTATATTTTGAATCCAAATGCTTTTATTCCTCGCATTTGTTCAAAAACCTGTCAGGTGTTCAGTTAAATGGTGTCAGCGCGAATGGACGCCATTTGAGGAGCGACAGCAAGGAGGCTACCCAATACCTGCAGAAAACTTCTGTAGATAATTCTTCAAAGGGAAGAAATTTGGTTGGAGCTTCTCATGGCAATACAGATTTAAAAGTTCTTGGAACAATGTATGCTGACACATCACTCCCGCAACAGAAGCAACAATATCCCTCGTCCTTTCTACATAATTGTTACAGCTTAAGGGATCAGTATCATTCAACTCATGCTCTTGGCTCAGGTATTATACCGTGTCAAGAAAATAAGTTAGCGAATTCATGGCATTCAGATAATGTTGCTGAAGGAAGGGTTGTTCCGTCCTTGCTGGACGATCTCAAGAACAATCCCAGGTCGTTTGATCTTTTGGACGTTCTCAATCATGTCGTAGAATTCAGGTGTGCGTAAGCTGCAGTTTTTATATACTTTACTTATATCATATTTCTTTTTTACTCTTATTTTGCTTCGTTTTATTACTTAGTAAGGATCAGTATGGGAGTCGATTTATTCAAAAGAAGCTGGAAACTGCCACTGTTGAAGAAAAGATGAAGATATTCCCAGAAATTCTTCCTCATGCTCACAGTTTAATGACCGATGTCTTTGGAAATTATGTCATTCAGAAGGTATGTATTGTCATTTGTACAATCATAACactatattttttccttttcaagTGGACATTATCCGGATCTAGATGAACTTTGTATTTATGGtcattttttaataaatatatgcAGTTCCTTGAGCATGGAACAGAGAGTCAAAGAAAGGAATTAGCGAGGCAACTTATTGGTCATGTTTTGCCTCTGAGTCTTCAAATGTATGGATGCAGAGTTATTCAGAAGGTTGATCCTTTTACTTTATTCTGTATAGTTTCTTGGTCTAGTTCCAGAATGACATGAATACTTTGTTGGTTGCAAAATGTTCCTCTATATCTCATATAGCATCTGAATTTTTTTTAGGCAAATTACATTTAGCATTATATAGAGTTCACTGGTGGTTTCTGTTGGGTGTTTATCGGTTATATTTGTTTCTATCGCTCTTGATAggaagatgtggaggtcgagaattaggATAGAAGGTTAGTAGATAGTCGGGCGTTTTTCTGTTCCGTACCAAGTTTTTTAGGGCTAGTCTAATAGTGTCTTGTTCTTAGATTCCTAGTATTACATGATGTTTTCTTACTATCTTGCAACGTTTTTTCCTAGTATCTTGCCGTTGTTACTGCTTGTTGCTATTGCTTTCTTCCATCTATTTTTCTAGCTCTTAGATTGCTATTATTATCTTTCTGGCTTTTGTTGTTATTATTGCTTGTTTCTATTTGTTCTTTCCATCTTCTTGAGCCGggggtctatcgaaaacagtctctctacctccCGGGGTAGGGTaatatacactaccctccccataccccacttgtgggactccactgtatttgttgttgttgttgttgtacttgtttCTTTCATATCTGTAGTAGGCAAAAGAGATAGAGCATTATGTGCTTGGATTAATAGTTTATTGAGTATTATATCCTTGCTTAATAGTGCATCTTTTTGTCCCCTTTTTCTGGTTTCGGATTGAAACATATTATGTGATCACAGGCTTTGGAGGTCTTTGATGTGGAACTGCAGACTAAAATGGTTACAGAACTGGATGGCTATGTAATGAAATGTGTTCGTGATCAAAACGGTAATCATGTTATTCAAAAGTGCATAGAACATGTACCTCAAGATAGAATTCATTTCATTGTAGCTTCCTTCTTTGGGCAAGTTGTGTCTTTGTCTACACATCCTTATGGTTGCCGTGTAATTCAGGTACTGATCTGCTATCGTTTTAGTTCTTTAATTTGGCTTTGAGTTCCTTTAATCACTTTGGATCCGTTAATTTTCAGAGAGTTCTTGAGCACTGTAACGACTCAGAGACACAAAAGATTATTATGGACGAAATAATGCAAGCTGTTGGCACTCTAGTGTTGGATCAGTATGGAAACTATGTCATTCAGGTATTCATCGTTACGTGACATCCAACTCCTTCGCTAAATAAGTGATTCCAGTTTTGGATTTCATGTTCAGACTTCTATTTTCCTCTTAAGTGTTAGTAGTGCTTAAGAACTGTTGTTTACTTGACTACTATACTAGCTATCAGTTTTTTAGCTTTTCGATTGCTGTCAAAAGTCTGCTGTAGATAGTCTGCAACTCTTGATTTTTGTACTGCAAGTTATTACTTTTCTGTTCTGAGTCCTGATTTACCCTTCCTCTTACTTGGTTAGCATGTACTCCAACACGGTAAACCACACGAGAGGTCTATTATAATAGGCAAACTTACTGGACAAATTGTAAAGATGAGTCAGCACAAATATGCTTCTAACGTCGTTGAGAAGTGCTTGATCTTTGCAACGCCAGAGGAGCGTCAATTCCTGGTGAATGAGATGCTTGGTTCGACACAAGAAAATGAACCTCTACAGGTCTGTCACTATTCTTGAATTCAGTGGTTTTGCACCATTATATTCTGCATTTAAGAAAGAACGACGATGTTCTTCATTCATGATCACTTTGAATTTTACAATGTAGGCTATGATGAAGGATCCTTTCGGAAACTATGTAGTGCAGAAGGTTTTCGAGACATGTGATGATCAGAGCCGCGAGCTAATTCTTTCTCGCATTAGAATACACCTTACTGCTCTCAAGAAGTACACTTATGGAAAACACATTGTATCTCGCGTTGAAAAGCTCATCGCAACAGGAGGTTAGTAGCCCCCTTGTTTTGGTAAAATTATCTAGATATATACATACTTACAATGTCTCGGAAACaatctctctaccttcacaaggtaagGGTAAGGTATGTGTACACACtaacctccccagaccccactagtgggatttcactTGCTATGTCATTGTTGTACAATGTCTCGCGCGTGCTAAACACTGTTCTTTAAGCAACTTCTAACGATCCTTGCATCGTCTTGTTTCAGAGAAACACGTTGCTTTATCTTCGAATTCTTCTCGAGGCAATCCAGTTTTCAAGAATTGAAGACATTCTTTTTTGTACAGCTGACAAAGGGTGGCATCTGACTTCTGCAGTTTTTTTTGGCATTGCTTGTTTTAGGAGGCTGATAAATGGTTGTAAATAAGCAGCACTCCAATTTTGCTC
Proteins encoded:
- the LOC104217446 gene encoding pumilio homolog 4-like, whose amino-acid sequence is MTTQSVEDNSVLSKLNVSNGDNMMAPNSNGNLKGKNSLESELESILLKQQQQHQRNRDLVGERERDLNISRSGSAPPTVEGSLNAVGSLFKNSNLAQSSGNNSNNNGNSTSSEILTEEQIRSHPAYLAYYYSNVNLNPRLPPPLLSREDWRIAQRIEQGGNSSLFAMQPGFPTQRAENEMINLRKTAARNLSRGTLEPSSGIGVRKKSFADIVQEGLDQPARSSADLSHSPSTETTEALHTGKAPPGFSGVEKVQNPKPCHPNSFTSAIGSSQRSRTPEPHPFRKSPSPQLSVGHGDGIDIAFLSQLHYNDNMQQPWFQIRVSNGYMQGDHQQFMEYCGAEKLATASEFADLVKDKYVLRDHNSTFYVDGRANFLRTLSPEFVSQKSNVQHQVNNYQNVDSTGYIPGGYKYNQKLNLALNGNLGVQLNGVSANGRHLRSDSKEATQYLQKTSVDNSSKGRNLVGASHGNTDLKVLGTMYADTSLPQQKQQYPSSFLHNCYSLRDQYHSTHALGSGIIPCQENKLANSWHSDNVAEGRVVPSLLDDLKNNPRSFDLLDVLNHVVEFSKDQYGSRFIQKKLETATVEEKMKIFPEILPHAHSLMTDVFGNYVIQKFLEHGTESQRKELARQLIGHVLPLSLQMYGCRVIQKALEVFDVELQTKMVTELDGYVMKCVRDQNGNHVIQKCIEHVPQDRIHFIVASFFGQVVSLSTHPYGCRVIQRVLEHCNDSETQKIIMDEIMQAVGTLVLDQYGNYVIQHVLQHGKPHERSIIIGKLTGQIVKMSQHKYASNVVEKCLIFATPEERQFLVNEMLGSTQENEPLQAMMKDPFGNYVVQKVFETCDDQSRELILSRIRIHLTALKKYTYGKHIVSRVEKLIATGEKHVALSSNSSRGNPVFKN